A stretch of Ornithodoros turicata isolate Travis unplaced genomic scaffold, ASM3712646v1 Chromosome28, whole genome shotgun sequence DNA encodes these proteins:
- the LOC135373652 gene encoding uncharacterized protein K02A2.6-like, with the protein MVKLYDVDIPAVVDTGASLNIINEAQWNILQRHGLYLSETSAKVFPYGMEQPLPLIGKFTAPVTKGDRQVQADFHVMKGKSVSLLGKQTSIDLKLVVLPQDRLEVRLGKARMENVIATNAEVFEGLGKLKDYKLKIHVDESVVPVAQPHRRIPFQLRKKVEEELQRLLNEDVIEPVNGPTTWSSPVVVVPKANDKIRLCVDMRIPNQAVKRERYPIPTVDDVLEEIGEAQVLSELDHREGYHQIELDEASRDITTFSTHVGNFRLKRLIYGVSCAPEVFQKIIQDVLQGCEGVRNISDNTIVYGRNQEEHDDRLDRVLRRFREKRLTLNRSKCHFGLSKLNFMGHTISGNGISPSTEKIKAIRDARTPSNASELRSFLGLINFCARYIPHLATKTTRLRELIKKEVGWEWTTEHDEDFAELKNCLTDKTVLAFYDKNARTRLVVDASNTGVEAVLLQAKRGEMFRPVVYLSRALTDIEKKYSQTEKEALAVVWAVKRCRLYLYGVEFELITDHKALEIIYGPRSKPSARIERWLLRMMPFTYKVIYQPGKTNIADPLSRLMQQRSEKQRTATEDYVNFVIKEATPKALSEDELRKATKGDPVLQRVLDKVRKGRWEPNNEDSVYKRVEPELSEKEGLLLKGTRIVIPSELQARVLDIVHETRQGIVKTKQLLRTKVWWPNMDKHVEESIRQCPSCQLVTIENQPQPIKSTPLPARPWEELALDICGPLPSAEYVLVLVDYHSRWPEAVIVKTTTTNVIITWLKELFASFGYPRSIKTDNGPQFVSRDFAEYLQQCNIRHDRTTPYWPQANGEVERLNRSFLKALKIGRLQNRNLKGTLLSFLQAYRSTPHCVTGRSPSELLIGRSMRTKLPEVKIEEKRGNVNVHDKERKLYEKRYADRRRRAKEKDIQRGDEVLLKRMTKTNKLSTEYWPKRWKVVNRYGPTITVQDNEGVVRKRNVTHVKKLFGGRMYFVDTPQIHQNQRGNKSRNVCRHRKDLKLRNEPEEQKHW; encoded by the coding sequence ATGGTAAAGCTATACGATGTTGACATTCCAGCGGTTGTGGATACGGGAGCTTCGCTGAACATTATCAATGAAGCGCAATGGAACATACTTCAGAGACATGGTCTCTACCTGTCCGAGACAAGTGCCAAGGTGTTTCCCTACGGAATGGAACAGCCTTTACCGCTGATCGGAAAGTTTACAGCGCCAGTTACAAAAGGAGACAGGCAAGTACAAGCTGATTTCCACGTGATGAAGGGCAAGTCGGTATCCTTGCTAGGAAAGCAAACAAGCATTGATCTAAAACTCGTCGTACTACCACAAGACAGGCTAGAAGTTAGGCTAGGAAAGGCAAGGATGGAGAACGTCATCGCGACAAACGCAGAAGTGTTTGAAGGCTTGGGAAAACTGAAAGACTACAAGTTGAAGATTCATGTAGACGAATCCGTAGTGCCTGTAGCACAGCCACATCGTAGAATCCCCTTTCAGCTGAGAAAGAAAGTGGAAGAAGAGTTACAAAGATTGTTGAACGAAGATGTAATTGAGCCAGTCAATGGACCAACCACGTGGTCATCTCCCGTTGTGGTGGTGCCCAAAGCGAATGACAAAATAAGATTATGCGTGGACATGAGAATCCCGAATCAAGCTGTAAAAAGGGAAAGGTATCCCATTCCGACTGTGGATGACGTCTTAGAGGAGATTGGTGAAGCACAAGTGCTGTCGGAATTAGATCATAGAGAAGGATACCACCAGATTGAGTTGGACGAAGCATCACGGGATATAACAACGTTTTCGACACATGTTGGAAATTTTAGATTGAAGAGGCTCATCTACGGAGTTTCTTGTGCACCAGAAGTATTTCAGAAGATTATTCAAGATGTGCTGCAAGGATGTGAAGGAGTGCGTAACATCTCAGACAACACAATTGTGTACGGGAGAAACCAAGAAGAACATGATGATAGACTGGATAGAGTGCTTCGCAGGTTTCGAGAGAAACGTCTAACACTTAACAGAAGCAAATGCCATTTTGGGCTGAGTAAACTTAATTTTATGGGACATACCATTTCTGGCAATGGCATCAGTCCAAGCACTGAGAAGATTAAAGCTATACGTGATGCAAGGACACCCAGTAATGCTTCGGAGTTGAGGAGCTTCCTTGGATTGATCAACTTTTGTGCTAGATACATACCACATTTGGCTACAAAGACTACAAGGTTGAGAGAACTCATAAAGAAAGAAGTCGGGTGGGAATGGACAACGGAGCATGATGAAGATTTTGCAGAACTTAAGAACTGTCTGACCGACAAGACTGTTTTGGCTTTCTACGATAAAAATGCACGGACAAGGCTCGTGGTGGATGCCAGTAACACTGGAGTAGAAGCAGTTCTACTGCAAGCAAAACGAGGAGAGATGTTCAGACCAGTCGTCTATCTGAGCAGAGCATTGACGGACATAGAAAAGAAATATTCTCAGACAGAGAAAGAAGCATTAGCAGTCGTATGGGCTGTAAAAAGATGTAGACTCTACCTGTACGGCGTGGAGTTTGAACTCATAACTGACCACAAAGCTTTAGAAATAATCTACGGACCAAGGTCGAAACCTTCAGCTCGGATTGAAAGGTGGCTGTTAAGAATGATGCCATTTACGTACAAGGTGATATACCAGCCAGGCAAGACGAACATTGCGGATCCGTTATCAAGACTTATGCAACAGAGAAGTGAGAAACAAAGGACTGCGACTGAAGACTACGTAAACTTTGTGATCAAAGAAGCAACGCCAAAAGCACTGAGCGAAGATGAACTTCGGAAAGCCACGAAAGGAGATCCTGTTCTGCAGAGAGTACTGGACAAGGTACGGAAAGGACGATGGGAACCAAACAATGAAGACAGTGTCTACAAAAGAGTGGAGCCTGAGTTATCGGAGAAAGAGGGACTACTCCTTAAAGGAACAAGAATTGTAATTCCCAGTGAACTCCAGGCAAGAGTGTTGGACATAGTTCATGAGACACGCCAAGGCATTGTTAAGACGAAACAGTTGCTGAGAACCAAAGTATGGTGGCCAAACATGGACAAACATGTGGAGGAATCGATAAGACAGTGCCCATCTTGTCAACTTGTCACAATAGAAAATCAACCACAGCCCATAAAGTCGACTCCGCTACCTGCCAGGCCTTGGGAAGAGTTAGCACTTGATATTTGTGGACCTTTGCCATCTGCAGAATATGTTTTGGTTTTGGTGGACTATCATTCAAGATGGCCGGAAGCTGTGATCGTCAAGACGACGACAACCAACGTGATAATTACCTGGCTAAAAGAACTATTTGCAAGTTTTGGTTACCCTCGAAGTATCAAGACGGATAATGGACCTCAGTTTGTCTCGAGAGATTTTGCCGAATATTTACAGCAGTGCAACATAAGACACGACAGGACTACACCTTATTGGCCGCAAGCGAATGGCGAAGTGGAAAGACTGAATAGATCTTTCCTGAAAGCACTGAAGATTGGTCGACTACAGAACCGGAATTTAAAAGGCACGCTTTTGAGTTTTCTTCAAGCATACCGAAGTACACCACACTGTGTGACAGGAAGGTCACCATCAGAACTTCTAATTGGAAGGTCCATGAGAACAAAGCTTCCAGAGGTAAAGATTGAGGAGAAGCGAGGAAATGTCAATGTgcatgacaaagaaaggaagttgTATGAAAAGCGATATGCGGACAGGAGGAGAAGAGCGAAGGAAAAGGATATCCAAAGAGGAGACGAAGTATTGCTAAAGAGAATGACAAAGACGAATAAGTTGAGTACGGAGTACTGGCCGAAGAGGTGGAAAGTTGTTAATAGATATGGACCAACAATAACAGTGCAAGACAATGAGGGTGTTGTGCGCAAGCGAAATGTAACCCACGTAAAGAAGTTATTCGGTGGAAGGATGTATTTTGTCGACACACCGCAGATACATCAGAACCAGAGGGGCAACAAGTCACGCAATGTGTGCCGGCACAGGAAAGATCTGAAGTTACGGAACGAGCCGGAGGAACAGAAACATTGGTGA